In the Sebastes fasciatus isolate fSebFas1 chromosome 12, fSebFas1.pri, whole genome shotgun sequence genome, ATTGGCTGAATCAagtatttttagattatatttGACCACATTTAgaccaaaaacataaataaggATTCAGTATTTCCCACTAGAATCTTATTCCTGGCAGTGTGGGGGCTTTGAAACAGTATTAGACCTTTAAAGAGTTGAGGAGTAAAATTGAATAAttaaaagttaaagggactgtttgtaattttttacacatataaatctaccgggtagggatcccatgtgcgctcgcttgtggctacgctgttcagactgctcctctgcctgccttcactcataCAGCGCGcacgttctcgctgtctcgctccacctctagacgtgtatgcgcgcacactccacactgtagaagagttagtttagctctgagaatatctagtgaatgtacggtggacgtttgtgcagaaataaatgctgcagctcctccagaccaacagaggtttccagtgtcttgtgaagtgacggggctccacagcgagttacgttatcgtctccctgcgggcgcagtcgggagacaataacgtttctccggggctgaagcaggaaaagccaacactaggatcagcagtgattcatggagagaccttcgtctggtcagctaacattactgctaagcaggtgaaatatagagtgatattgtggttttagctgacgtgtgtcgcttcactgttttgagcgatgctcgttcatgtctacgtagagcgagcacaagcacgaacctaacgctgacttttgttgacttaacggccacaggtgttgctgttaacaagcatttctgaaagttacaaacagtccctttaaaggttgaaaaactttatttttggcacCTGGTCAAAAATGTCAAGGGGGTCAGGAGGCTTGCACTGTGGGGgcttattattttatgttgacTGCATGAGTTTCCACTGTGGGGAAGACActgaatatacaaaaaaaaaaaagtgcacacTATATCTGACAAAATGCCTTCACAATCCACCTAGTCTCAAGGCCTAACAGTCTTTCTCAACTTGCCTTGACCAACACATCTCTTTCTCTATGATTGTGACCAACTTTATTAGGAGCATTGTGGAATTTGTTCTATACTTATTTTGCAGTGTGTGTCCTTGCTCCTGTTTTAGCAGCTGTGCAGCCAGTAGGCAGCCAGAGCAcagaggggtggtggtggtggtggtctgGATCTGGGTGGAGTTAAGTAtctgtgtcacacacactgacaactggGAACCTCCAGCACTAACAggtgtcctcctcctccgcctcctcctgctgcagaCCCACAGTCACATCTCCTCGTCGCAGACTCTCTCCCTCAACTCATCTGAACGCTGCTCTTCTTTTACTTTATCTTGACATCACTATACTTCTTCCAGGAAAATCGCATTTTACGCACAGCTTCCAAATGATGCACTCGGCACAGAAAGACACCACGTTCACCAAGATCTTTGTGGGAGGTCTTCCTTATCACACTACCGACTCAAGTCTCAGGAAATACTTCGAAGTGTTTGGAGACATCGAGGAGGCTGTTGTCATCACCGATCGGCAGACGGGCAAATCCAGAGGCTATGGATTTGTAAGTATAACAACCTGTTGCTTGCTCTGAGTTGCCATTTTTCCTTTTAAAGTTGCTTGCACACGTGTGTCAATTGATCCAGTATGGACACCTGTAGGCTGAAACTGTTtcctgttgtttgtgtgtgtgacagcctgTTAGAAATAGGTCAGCTCTTGAGTCATTCTATAATTAGGGGTATATTTCATGTCAATCAAAAAGTGAAGAAATCTGTTTTCTATTTTGGTAAATAATTTAGTTGTTACCATAATATACCCCCTAAATGTGCTAAATTCATAAATTGCCAAGCTTAGAAGCtctaatgactttttaaaatattttaatgaaaatattatttcattatttcgTCAACTGTGTTACAGACAAAAGTTGTGTcatataaaacatgaacaagGTACTACACATTTGATAACACATTTGTTTGAAAATTTGAATCTATTCACCAGAGGGTTTTAAGGTTGTCTGTGTAACTGAtttgaaaatatgaattttGAGCTTCATAATGGACATTGTATGGGATGCTATCAGGAAGGATgaatattttttcaacataaatcCACATTACACTGAATTTAGAGTTATTCACCACCCTCTCTAAAGATATCCCCCATCTTTTTTGTGACAGTTTAGCCAACATTTAAAAGATTTATGACACAAAAACCACACGTAACACAGTTGACAGacaaagtaacacagttgatgGGATTAACACAGTAAGATTACTGTAGCAGAACCCTTTTAGTCAAATATGACCTGATTTACTATAAGATggacctttaaaaacaaataatccaGTGGGTGCCACACTGTGATCATGAACTGTACAGTAAGAAATCTCCATAAGGTTAAATGGAAAATGTGCTGTTGTCCTCCAGGTGACCATGGCAGACCGGACCTCTGCTGACCGAGCCTGCAAGGACCCCAACCCCATAATAGATGGCAGGAAAGCCAATGTGAACCTGGCCTACCTGGGGGCCAAGCCCAGGGTCATACAGCCAGGTGAGGGACTGGACTACAGCTTTCTTTCCCAACTCCAAGATAATCAAGGTGGCAACACAAAGACAGCAGCCCAATTgccttttacacacacacacatacaggaacTGTGAAGTAATCTATGTGGATGATGCAAATTTACTGTAGATTGACctgcactttatttttttctcttggaAATGTTAAGCAATCAACACTAttttcacaatcataataatagaAAAGTGTCAGTGCTTGAAACATATAACTTTAACAGGTGTCTGTTTTCATTCTAGGATTTGCATTTGGCATGCCTCAGATCCATCCAGCGTTCATCCAAAGACCTTACGGGTACGTTAAGCTGCAGAAATTACATTTCTTTCACAAAATCTGTCTGTTTTAAATGAAGGAAAATCTTGCTATTTTCTTTTATGAtcttatataatgtgttttttttattgttgtaaaagTGACATTTATCATTGCCTCCACCTGTTAAATCCTTGAATGAGGACATGTGAGTGTGAGTCTGCTTGGTGTTGACTGTAAAGGAAGTGAACATTTGTCCCCAGCCACTGCAGGACTTGACTTCATGTTGTCTATCTCTCTCTGATCTGACAGGGTCGGTAACGGTTAAAATAGCTGATGAAGGGACATGATGATTTGAGGAATAGCTGAGTCTGCATTGGGCAGAGCGCTAAAGTGTTACCTGTATACTCTGACATACACAAACGAACTGAAATGGTGACTAGATGCATGGAagtcttctgtttttttttttcttcccagtTTTCCATAGTACATAGATTGGTGTGTGCCTTGTTTTCAGTATGATGTGGTGTTCAGCTTAACTGTGTGCTTATTTCCACTTGCAgtgggggaggtggggggtgcAGGAGGTTTTTTTGTGCACACTTTGTGAGTTTTGTTAGGGAGTTGTAACTCTGCAACGGGGTGTtgattattttccctttttaataattgatttgtgCTTTAGCCTGTGGTTTATCAGTTTCTCGTTAACATTACGTTGATCGTGTTTTGTTGTCAAAAGGGGGCTGATGATCACTCACAGTGTGTTCATTTCAAAATCGATCCCCccgcaacaaaacaaacactggcttGCATGTGGGAgttctttttctgtttccttACCCATGatgctgtggttttattttttcattaaccCATTGCTTTCATCTGTAGCTTACATCTACAGGTACTTAAAAAGtatactttttcttttgtatttttctcATCACTCCAGCAGTTGTCATTTAACaatcaaaattaaaatgtgCAGGGGGGAATGAAAACAAATTGTGTTATCACCACAGGAAAGCACAGAAGAATATGTTTAATTGCCCccatattgttattttattagcAAAGTTCATGAAGTAAGTTGATTGAAAATGTCAAAACTTCAAGTTAAAGCTGGATCACTGTCTGTACATAACAAATTGTAGATGTTAACTACCTATAGATGTGATTATGGATTCATTATTTAGCTTTGAAATAAACTCAAATGTTCACTGCACTATCGGTTGGAGACAGAGATCTTAGTCGGCCTCTTAGGCAGCAGCTGTTGGCTACAGTGATCTCCACAGCCTCTCAAATTCAGATGGAAAATAGGAGCCACTCAGCAGCGCTGTTAATAATGTATGGCACAGACAGGGCCGCTCGGCCGCGGACAACAGGTGGGCCGAGCCATGTGCCCGTGAAGCCTTTTGGTTATGTGCTGGGGATTACCCATGTGTCCTGGTCGTTTACAAAGCACCTTTATTTAGCTCTAGACGTGCACGACCACAAAATGTTCCTCCCATCTCGTTCAATAGAGATGGCTTAAGTCAGCTGTGCCCTTTTAGCGCCTGAGCTGTTGATATTAAAACAAGGTCATATCACAACGAAAGGACACCAGTATGTTTTAATTCCTGTCTTGCCAAGTTGGAAATCATACATGTAATTAAATTTCTCACGTTTAATACGAATTATTATGATTTAATAAGAATTGTAATATTTTCAGTGCAACCATAGAACAACACAGTTTGTTTACAGCAGTGAATTTAGCACCACATTTTGTAAAAAGGGCACTGCTTTTTTGATCAGCCAGAACACCTCCAGTCTGATAATGATAAAGAAGTAAATTCAGGCAAGTCACTGACAGACAGTAAGCGGCGTAGGCGGCCATGACAGTTGACGAGTGCCCTGCCATGTGTTACTGAAGGAGAAGATCAGCTTGTCCTTTGGAGATGACAAGGGGAGCAAAAATAGCATGCTTCCAGCCTCCCTTGTCAGTCAagttggcgtgtgtgtgtgtgtttgtgtgggggtGTATGTCTGTAAGAGGGGGATGGTACGTTTTCACACCTGCTCCTCAATATATTTACAGAGGGTGACTTTAACACAAGTTTAAATGGGGGCCATATTTACCCAGATACCCAGGCTTGtatttatctgtttatatcCTGCCTGGTCTATATACAGAATATTGCTCATCTATCAGAGAGCTCTTGTCTAATCTACTCTGACACCATTTTCCCCTTTAAAATAGtctaattcatttatttttcaagcaaataaacacaacagGGCCTCTGCAGAATATAGCACAATCAGGTTCCCACTACTATATGGTTAATTCAGCAGCTAAATTgcaatttattacattttaaagaaacCAAAAGCCTCTTTTTTGCcctatttgtttgtgtttaaggGCCTATTAACATGTGTGGGCATGCCTGTATGTGTGGTGTTGGTGTGACCGTTTGTGGACAGAATCATGTCCACTTCTCTTCCTGATATGTTGTGGTGTTGTGCGATACGCTCGCATTTTGTCACATACCGTTTTCAGTGAAACACTGGGTGCAGAGCTGGGCTGTGTCTTCTTTTAATGCCTTACTGTGTTTCAGATTCAAGTGCTTTTTGAAATTAAAAGCTGcgcttgtgtttctttgtggttttGCTGCTTTCTTAACTTTTCATTTCTAGGTAGGGGTTTTTCAGTTGTTAATGAATGGATTTGCTGTGTTCTGAGGACTGGATTGACGTTTTTGAGGCGCCTGCTTTTCAGTTTTCCAGAATTTAGTTTCAGCATTGGAAGACTGGCTGTGGCTCTGTTTGaccctgtgtgtctttgtgtcctACAGAGTCCCTGCACACTACGTCTACCCTCAGGCCTTTGTCCAACCCAGCATGATGATCCCTCATGTACAACCTTCTGCTGCTACagcaacagctgctgctgctgccacttcCCCATACCTTGACTATACTGGTGCAGCGTATGCACAGTACTCTGCGGCTGCCAccgctgccgccgccgctgctgcatATGAGCAGTATCCGTACGCGGCCTCACCAGCACCAACAAGCTACATGACTGCAGCAGGGTATGGATACGCTGTCCAGCAGCCACTCGCCACTGCTGCCACCCCAGgagctgccgctgctgctgccgccttcAGCCAGTATCAACCtcagcagctccagacagatcgCATGCAGTAAAACCATGAAAACTACCTTTGAGGAGGAAAGCAGGGGAGGTCACCTCCTCCCATGAAGAGAGCGAAGTAATGAGGGAGAAAACCATAGGGGCTGAATGATGGTTGTCACACCCAGGTTTTAACTTAGCAGTCTACCAAAGAGCCTGAAGAAAATCACCAAAAATGTGGAGAGAAATGAGGAATTACTGTATGTTTTACAAGTGAGATCAGTATTTTGTCGCCATtgaatatatatgaatatttaatatttattcagcaggaaaatatttaatgttaattgAAGTAGACTCACTGAACCTCATGTCAACCATTGCTGAATTTTGTAAATATATTGCAGTGGAATTTGTATAAAATTTCCAAGTGCATTAACGTCTTATGATCAGGTTTCTTCCCCATTTCtctgaaaacaaaccaaaacacttGCATGCATATGAGAACAGTATGTTACGTCATCATGCAGTTTTCAGTATTTCATAGTTTtggaccagtgttttgtttggtaAAACTATGCAGACTATTGATCTAGAAGTTAggattgttcttttttttttttttcataactgTTTGCAGTGAGGTAGATTAGTCACCGTCAACTAGTtccctttaaaatgtattttttcttgATGAAGACAAAATGCTGAAGTGAAAGCTGAAGCTGGTAAAAGCACTCACTTTTCTTCCCTTTAAATTGCACCTCAAGTAAACTCAGCATAAGGGAAGAAACATTGTTGAATGTGAatctttcattttgaaaaaatgtttCATAATGTGCCTTTTTAAATTAtgctatttatgtatttattatggaGCCTTAAAGTAATAAACCCTTTATTTTGTGTTCATGCGTTAGTATGAAGCCTATTATAGAACATGTCCACATGTGCTGCTACGTAATGATCAAGAGCATGTGATGGATGTTTAAACTTGGCTTAACAAAGCAATAACACTGTGTATAAAGAACAAAAGATGAGTGGAAAGGTAGCAATAAGTCCAAcgctttttctgttttctgtagATTTAATGTTGTTGTCTCAAATAGATTCTTAATTAATGTCGCTTTTTATACTTGACCACTTTGATAAAGGACAGCGTGAGAACTGTTAACTTTTTCAAGTTTTTACATTTGATGTCATTAgacattaaatgttttctaATGCAAGGACATCACTGTTTCACCTTGCATTTTGTAATGCATGACTCAAAATAATGCAAATATGTGAAATAAAAGGAAATTTACCTTCAACTTTTTCAttcttctgtgttttgtgtaatGTTGGTTTTGCTATAGCCCTTTTGATGAAATCATGTCACGGGATGGTCTCAGTTGTGGATAAAGAATACAAAACAGATAACAGGCCAATTTAATGTTCAGTTAGTGTGCTCTGCATGCAATGGGACGGCATAAGAGTTGTCATGAGTCCCACTACAATATGAACCATAGCTATTATTTAATCTGTTTGACTTTTATTAACATCTCTCAGCAAGAAATAATCTGTAACTAATTTCAAGATAGAAACCACGCTTGAAACCCAAGTGGCAACATATGCAACTCGGACACCTGTGCCATTAATAATGGATTACACTTTTTTAGGTAATTGATCTACACTTGAAACACTGCTGCAGAGTTTGAGGCTTgcctctgtttacattttaaatcaacTTAAATTTTGCATAACATGAATCTGGCCTGCTGTGACTCCAAAATAGTAAGTAGGTGAAGTCCCTCTTCCCACATTACACAACATTTAGTTGAGAGAAGCTGTTTGCCAGATTCCCTCATgctgaaatgaaataaatcGATATCTTGGCTCTTCTGTGGCTGAACAGCTGAAATGCACACTACTCCGGGACCGTTTGAGATCACACAGTCCATTCCCTGTTTTGTTCACCTGTCTACAATCCTTCACTAGTCCAACTGCTTATGTTTCAATACAGCTGTTAAGGAACTTGTGATGTGACCTGCCTGTGGTACGACAGAGGAGCAGGCAGGCAGCTGCAGGGTCTGGTGTCTATATCCAGACGGTTTAGTCCAATGAAATAAATGCTGTTATCTGATGCTCCATGGCTGCCCTCTCAGGTTATTTCACCAGAGCTGTGGCCTCCTGACATCTGCTGGTTTATGCCGGGCGCTCCTTATTGCCAAGCACTATAGGCCTACGCAGCTAAGCAGTGGGGGAAGAAGTTTTCACAACTGTTACTTACATAAAAGTAGTAGGgattttttcagtcccgatagcgatacctgggctttgggtatcggccgatactgatccgataccgatctgataccgatccgataccagtgtttaattaataagttgTATCCCTcaatgtgtggaagtgactgggatcattcttttatgtgtaaggcaacaccaggcttgacttaaacattgctttcctaactttgtaaaacaaaatgtaacaaataaatacatagatacaaatttattgaattgttatttattattaaaataataaattgtacacccgCAACTTGGCtcaattaaaattacagtatgtaatgtatattgtatatgaacatagaattgaatttaatagatcggcccaaTTGTCACCAaaatccgatccagctatttgagtcagtatcagcccgatatccgatccagtatcggtatcggtgcatctctaaaaagtagcaataccactgtgtagaaatactctgtcaAGTAAAAGCCCTGCATTTAGCAAGCATTTtagttcagtaaaagtacaaaagtatttgcAAAATATACTTTTAGTACCAacaaatttaaataatcattatgcagaatgactcattttcatataatacagtatatgttatgGGATTATAATTATTGCTACATTCATGTGTAAGTAACACtttagtacagtacagtacagtaatttATCTAGGCCTGCTGCAGCTATAGCTACTGTTGAGTAGCTTAAACATCAGgaattattattgattatattttgtatatatttgtaaatCATATGAATCTGCAAAATAATCAGTAACTAAGCTGTCATATAAATGTACTGgagtattttgtttatttgtttatttattttgcaaaatttaagactatacaacataacaaaaaaataaatgaataatatacagtgcaggaagaggcagaaaatccactgggcttatctaaagcctccacctagagacaacattaatataaagaaataatatgactacatattagtgataacaaacaattaggacaagatatatatatatataataacaacaataacaatacagtaaatatataaaaaagacaattgtgtgtgtgtgtgtgtgtgtgtgtgtgtgtgtcgcgtggaagtgtatggttagtgtttgtgaggaggatattgatttaaatatctatgaAGACTTAGGgggcaatcgtaaccaaacaacattgtgagtgggaaaaaataaaaaacataaaaacagatacatggacaacatggggaaaagcaattacaaaacaattaaatgaccctttaagcgacttttgaaacctttgacagatgaacagtttattgatagatgtgaaaagctgcTCCATAACTTGGAcccctaaatcttatcgaaaattgacctctaccagtgaggaatttaggaggatgaagatctatagactgacgggttgagtaagaatggacctgagaatttgttttaaaataggtcttgaactgctcaggaatattcccaccagaaagtatcttataaataaaaacacatatttgagaaatattgatatcataaatagtaagaatctggagtttctgaaatagaggagcagaggaggcaaggcaaggcaaggcagctttatttgtatagcacatttcagcaacagggcaattcaaagtgctttacataaacatttaagaacattgtgacaaagtgcaaaagaataTTAAGACataaacagttataaaaacattaaagattagaaaataaaaacaagctaaaaataaaagcaaggatagaagctaaaatagaatataacacacaagatgTGTGACTCtgatttattttcctctcaAATGTATAGAGCAtcataaatttgcataatatGGAAATACTCATagcacctcaaaattgtactcaagtacagtaaTTTAGAAAAGTGTACTTCTTTATTTTCCATCACTGTATATAAAAATCATTATCCTCCCACAACTCTTCACTTATGTTTACAAATAATGGATTTTTCCGCTCTTCACTCAGTTTTAATGACGCATTTAGATCAGACTTTATCTAAACATCCATCAGGTCACAGACAATAGTTTCATGCTGCGTTCATTCATAACAGAATCATCGTAATTTAAAGATCCCAACTTGTAAAAAGCGTTCGCGTCAACATCCAAATCGTAAAAACGactgggaaaagaaagaaaattgaaAGAGAAATTGTTGTATTAATACGGAAAATGAAAACCATTTATTACGTCAACTAAAAAGTAAGAGACTCTCCTTGCTGTTGAGTATGTCCCCATCTCTCCCAGTCATCCAGAACGCACCATTGCGCATCCTGGGGGCGGAGAGGAAGCAGCGGTTTACTGGCAGTCAGGAGGACAGAAAACACGTCCGAGTGGGACAGAAACCTGCAGAAAATACACCAATATCTCCTGGAGTAGGCCCAGCTGGGATTGAAACGTCAATGTGAGTAGCTTTTACAGACGTTTACTATCCTAACTTTGTTgatctttgttgtttttcaacCGTATTTTGTCTAATGGTTATTGTTTGGTGAAAAAGAAACATGGCCATCTTTGTGTTGCACATGTTTAACAGAAACATATGAACTCCTTCTTTTATCATTAATGATCTCTGTGTCTTTTATCTCAAATAGCCCGTTTGATGTAGGTTATGTAGGCTATTTAATGGCTGTTTCTTTGCCTGAAAGTGACATTTGTGGCCTACATTTAAGAAACCTCCGGAGTCTCCCGAGGTGGAaaccaaggcctatagaagTAGGATAGGACACTGGTTTTGGGTGTTTTGGgtatgacgcatgcgcagtgtaactgaagctgcggtcttGCTGGCCAGActctactgcgcatgtcccaacctccttctataggccttggtGGAAACTGGAAGTTGAATTCATTTGGTATCAAACTCAGAGCCCCAAGCCTTCGTTTAACTCTCTAATTATTAAAATGCTAGTGGTAGAAACCCATACAATATGTACAActaataattgtttttaattaagttTGTCGATAAACGGTTATCAATcatgagatatatatatacatatacatacacacaccggAAGTGAGCAGTATCATGTGACAATGGTAACGTCATAGCGCATCACTGCGGTGGACTCCTCTCAGGACGTCTGTCATCAACTATTATCATCTCATTATAAACAGTGCTGTGTCATGTGACTTATCCTTTTGTATACTATCCAACTCTCCAGCGGGTCTGTGCTCCCGATTGAAGCCAGAGATGATGACCACCGAGAAGACTGCATACGCTCCTGTGGAGGGGggtccctctcctccctcgctACCCGGCCAGATAGCGTTTCCTGTTACATTTGACATGAATATGCCAGGACCCAACATGTTCGGCCCTGCACCTGGTGGTGGTTACCCTGCTGCTGCCGGttaccctgctgctgctggtgggtTCCCTGCTCCTGGAGGTCTCCCTTTCCCCCCATCGACTGCTTTTGGACCGGGTGTCCCtgatgctgctggtggtggttaCCCTGCTGCTACTGGTTTCCTTGCTCCTGGAGGTCTCCCTTTCCCCCCACCGACTGCTTTTGGGCCAGGTGTCCCTGATGCTGCTGGTGGTGATGGTTTCCCTGCTGCTACTGGTTTCCTTGGTCCTGGAGGTCTCCCTTTCCCCCCACCGACTACTTTTGGACCAGGTGTCCCTGATGCTGCTGGAGGTTTCCCTGCTCCTGGTGGTCTCCCTTTCCCCCCACCGACTGCTTTTGGACCGGGTGTTCCTGGAGCTTTCGGAATGGGAAAGAACCCTCAAGGTGGCTCAGGATTTGGAGCCAACCCCTCTTCCTCACCATATTCTCCACCAGGCCAGGGCTTTAATGACAACTTCAATGGTTTGTATTTCTAAcattgtttaattttatttatatatatatatatatatataaaaatatatatatatatataaaaatatatatatatagacacacaAATAAGACTATATTTGCTGATAAACAGTATTTGCTACAGCTTCTTTAATGTTGATGTGCTCCGTTTTGGATTTTGGGGTTGGTGAGGTTCGTCcgat is a window encoding:
- the rbm24b gene encoding RNA-binding protein 24b isoform X1, coding for MMHSAQKDTTFTKIFVGGLPYHTTDSSLRKYFEVFGDIEEAVVITDRQTGKSRGYGFVTMADRTSADRACKDPNPIIDGRKANVNLAYLGAKPRVIQPGEGLDYSFLSQLQDNQGFAFGMPQIHPAFIQRPYGVPAHYVYPQAFVQPSMMIPHVQPSAATATAAAAATSPYLDYTGAAYAQYSAAATAAAAAAAYEQYPYAASPAPTSYMTAAGYGYAVQQPLATAATPGAAAAAAAFSQYQPQQLQTDRMQ
- the rbm24b gene encoding RNA-binding protein 24b isoform X2, giving the protein MMHSAQKDTTFTKIFVGGLPYHTTDSSLRKYFEVFGDIEEAVVITDRQTGKSRGYGFVTMADRTSADRACKDPNPIIDGRKANVNLAYLGAKPRVIQPGFAFGMPQIHPAFIQRPYGVPAHYVYPQAFVQPSMMIPHVQPSAATATAAAAATSPYLDYTGAAYAQYSAAATAAAAAAAYEQYPYAASPAPTSYMTAAGYGYAVQQPLATAATPGAAAAAAAFSQYQPQQLQTDRMQ